A single region of the Triticum dicoccoides isolate Atlit2015 ecotype Zavitan chromosome 2B, WEW_v2.0, whole genome shotgun sequence genome encodes:
- the LOC119365317 gene encoding histone H4, translating to MSGRGKGGKGLGKGGAKRHRKVLRDNIQGITKPAIRRLARRGGVKRISGLIYEETRGVLKIFLENVIRDAVTYTEHARRKTVTAMDVVYALKRQGRTLYGFGG from the coding sequence ATGTCCGGGCGCGGCAAGGGCGGCAAGGGGCTGGGAAAGGGCGGGGCCAAGCGCCACCGGAAGGTCCTCCGGGACAACATCCagggcatcaccaagccggcgatcCGCAGGCTGGCGAGGAGGGGCGGCGTGAAGCGCATCTCCGgcctcatctacgaggagacccgCGGCGTCCtcaagatcttcctcgagaacgTCATCCGTGACGCCGTCACCTACACCGAGCACGCCCGCCGCAAGACCGTCACCGCCATGGACGTCGTCTACGCGCTCAAGCGCCAGGGCCGCACCCTCTACGGCTTCGGAGGCTAG